A part of Verrucomicrobiia bacterium genomic DNA contains:
- a CDS encoding NAD(P)H-dependent oxidoreductase, which translates to MILLISGTNRPGSNTRHIVSHLDTLYAELGFPHRVLDLADLPPGLFEPAAYAAKPRGFQPFADAVVSATGLHVVTPEYNGGMPGVLKYFIDHLKFPESFERKPVCFTGVAAGMWGALRPVEQLQAVFGYRNAHLYPERVFIAAVGGQLDEQGRLKDPELVARLRHQAEGFAAFVKRFADDGLPS; encoded by the coding sequence ATGATCCTGCTGATTTCGGGAACCAATCGTCCGGGAAGCAACACCCGGCACATTGTCAGCCATCTCGACACGCTGTACGCGGAACTGGGTTTCCCTCACCGCGTCCTCGACCTCGCCGACCTGCCACCCGGGCTTTTCGAGCCGGCCGCCTACGCCGCGAAACCGCGAGGCTTCCAGCCCTTTGCCGATGCGGTGGTGTCCGCCACCGGACTGCACGTGGTGACGCCTGAGTACAACGGTGGCATGCCCGGGGTGCTGAAGTACTTCATTGACCACCTCAAGTTCCCCGAAAGCTTCGAGCGGAAGCCGGTATGCTTCACCGGGGTGGCCGCCGGAATGTGGGGCGCCCTGCGCCCGGTGGAACAACTTCAGGCCGTGTTTGGCTATCGCAACGCCCACCTGTATCCCGAGCGGGTGTTCATCGCCGCCGTCGGCGGGCAGCTGGACGAACAAGGCCGACTTAAGGACCCCGAACTGGTGGCGCGACTGAGGCACCAGGCGGAAGGATTCGCGGCCTTCGTGAAGCGGTTCGCCGATGACGGGCTTCCATCCTGA
- a CDS encoding spore maturation protein, which produces MLNVLWLGLLLTAVLVGGFSGRLAGVTDAGIRAAETAVTLSLGLIGVMSLWLGLMRLAERAGLVTLLARGLRPVLRRLFPDVPMEHPAMGSMLLNIAANMLGLTNAATPLGLKAMRDLETLNPHPGTATNAMCTFLAINTGSPQLLPVTAIALFAAAGAREPAAIVGTTLIATSVSSAAGLLAAKWMERWRLFRLPETLSSVAQPAAGGGAPVPITPPIPKETPASLRPLGATGCLVLGVFGAAFGWFAYRLITTPGAEPWTSPGARAIHAISVLAVPFLIAFFPLYAALRRVVVYDVFIEGAREGFGVAVTIIPYLVGMLVAIGMLRGAGVLELLGRWTAPFLAVLGIPSDVLPLALMRPLSGSGSLAALGDLIREAGPDSLAARMGGTLFGSTETTFYVIAVYFGAVGIRRVRHALAAGLIADAAGLLAAVHVCRWVFG; this is translated from the coding sequence GTGCTGAACGTCCTCTGGCTTGGACTGCTGCTCACGGCCGTGCTGGTCGGCGGCTTCTCCGGGCGGCTGGCCGGGGTCACTGACGCAGGCATCCGCGCCGCCGAGACCGCCGTCACGCTGTCCCTGGGACTGATCGGCGTCATGTCCCTGTGGCTGGGCCTGATGCGCCTCGCCGAACGGGCGGGCTTGGTCACGCTGCTCGCCCGCGGGCTGCGTCCGGTGCTTCGCCGCCTGTTTCCCGACGTCCCGATGGAGCATCCGGCCATGGGTTCCATGCTGCTGAACATCGCCGCCAACATGCTCGGACTGACCAATGCAGCGACGCCATTGGGCCTGAAGGCCATGCGAGACCTGGAGACCCTGAACCCGCACCCGGGCACCGCCACCAATGCCATGTGCACCTTTCTCGCCATCAACACCGGGTCTCCACAACTGCTTCCGGTGACCGCCATCGCCCTGTTTGCAGCCGCAGGCGCCAGGGAACCCGCAGCCATCGTGGGCACGACCCTGATCGCAACCTCGGTGTCATCCGCAGCCGGACTTCTGGCGGCGAAGTGGATGGAACGATGGCGTCTGTTCCGGTTGCCGGAGACGCTGTCATCCGTCGCGCAACCTGCGGCAGGTGGCGGGGCGCCGGTACCCATAACTCCGCCGATCCCCAAGGAGACCCCGGCATCCCTCCGCCCCCTTGGAGCCACGGGGTGCCTCGTGCTGGGTGTCTTCGGCGCCGCGTTCGGATGGTTTGCCTACCGGCTGATCACCACGCCGGGTGCGGAGCCGTGGACGTCGCCGGGGGCTCGTGCCATCCACGCAATCTCGGTGCTCGCCGTGCCCTTTTTGATTGCATTCTTTCCCCTGTACGCGGCCCTCAGACGGGTGGTCGTGTATGACGTGTTCATTGAGGGGGCACGGGAAGGGTTCGGGGTCGCGGTGACCATCATCCCGTATCTGGTCGGCATGCTGGTGGCGATTGGCATGCTGCGCGGGGCCGGCGTGCTTGAACTGCTGGGCCGATGGACCGCCCCCTTCCTGGCCGTGCTTGGCATTCCGTCCGACGTGCTGCCCTTGGCCCTGATGCGACCGCTCTCGGGCAGTGGATCGCTCGCCGCCCTCGGCGATCTGATCCGGGAGGCCGGTCCCGACAGCCTTGCCGCCCGCATGGGCGGCACCCTCTTTGGCAGCACGGAGACCACGTTCTACGTCATCGCCGTCTATTTTGGCGCGGTCGGCATCCGGCGGGTCCGCCATGCCCTGGCGGCGGGGCTCATCGCCGATGCCGCCGGACTTCTGGCGGCAGTCCACGTGTGCCGATGGGTGTTCGGCTAG
- a CDS encoding ankyrin repeat domain-containing protein, whose product MSKSLPSQPNLEHLKHQAKDLLKFLKAGDPAGLQRFREHHPNPSKISRDSCSLGDAQRVIAREYGFASWAQLKEHVVRIRLKTEPPHELFKQAFVDHDAAMIRELFERFPQYKGRINDPVAAFDAPAITQVRTREMHDVFLEAGADLNARSRWWAGGFGLLDLADPDLAAYAIRRGATVDVHAAARLGMMDSLRELIAADPKRVHARGGDGQTPLHFAGTVEIAKFLLDQGADMDARDVDHESTPAQHMIRDRQEIVRFLVQRGCQSDLLLAAALGDAALVRHHLDADPECIHLRVSDEHFPKVHPRSGGTIYQWTLGWHVSAHDVARQFGHVEVFRLLMERSPVEVQLIAACWAGDEPAVKSLLAGHTGLVGRLSAEHLRQVAHAARNNQSGAVRVMLAAGLPVDATGQHRGAPLHWAAFHGNAEMVREILHYHPSLELLDADFHATPLGWAIHGSVHGWNCRTGDYPAVVELLLNAGAQRPREGGAGSEAVQEVLRRHGK is encoded by the coding sequence ATGTCCAAATCTCTGCCCTCGCAGCCCAATCTTGAGCACCTCAAGCATCAGGCGAAGGACCTCCTCAAATTTCTGAAGGCTGGCGATCCCGCCGGACTTCAGCGGTTCCGGGAACATCACCCGAATCCCTCAAAGATCAGCCGGGATTCCTGCTCATTGGGTGATGCACAACGGGTGATCGCCCGCGAGTATGGTTTTGCCTCCTGGGCGCAGCTCAAGGAGCACGTGGTCCGCATCCGCCTCAAAACGGAGCCTCCACACGAGTTGTTCAAGCAGGCGTTCGTGGACCATGACGCCGCCATGATCCGGGAATTGTTCGAGCGGTTTCCCCAGTACAAGGGGAGGATCAACGACCCGGTGGCTGCATTCGATGCGCCGGCGATCACGCAGGTGCGCACGCGTGAAATGCACGATGTTTTTCTCGAAGCGGGCGCGGATCTGAATGCGCGAAGTCGCTGGTGGGCGGGTGGCTTTGGTCTCCTGGACCTGGCGGATCCGGATCTCGCGGCCTACGCGATCCGGCGCGGCGCAACCGTGGATGTCCACGCGGCGGCCCGGTTGGGCATGATGGATTCGCTTCGCGAACTCATCGCCGCCGATCCGAAGCGGGTCCACGCGCGCGGCGGCGACGGCCAGACGCCGCTGCATTTCGCCGGCACCGTGGAAATCGCAAAGTTCCTTTTGGATCAGGGAGCCGACATGGATGCACGGGACGTGGATCACGAATCCACTCCCGCCCAGCACATGATCCGCGACCGGCAGGAAATCGTCCGCTTCCTGGTCCAGCGTGGCTGCCAGTCGGACCTTCTGCTCGCCGCCGCCCTGGGGGATGCCGCACTCGTTCGTCACCATCTGGACGCCGATCCTGAATGCATCCATCTGCGGGTCAGCGATGAGCATTTTCCAAAGGTCCATCCCCGGTCCGGCGGAACGATCTACCAGTGGACGCTGGGCTGGCATGTCTCCGCGCACGACGTTGCCCGGCAGTTCGGCCATGTCGAGGTCTTCCGCCTGCTCATGGAGCGCAGTCCCGTCGAGGTGCAATTGATCGCTGCCTGTTGGGCAGGAGACGAACCGGCGGTGAAGTCCCTGCTTGCGGGCCACACCGGCCTCGTCGGCAGGCTGTCCGCGGAACATCTCCGTCAGGTCGCCCACGCTGCGCGGAACAATCAATCCGGGGCCGTCCGCGTGATGCTTGCGGCCGGGTTGCCGGTGGATGCCACCGGTCAGCATCGCGGCGCACCGCTGCACTGGGCCGCGTTTCACGGAAACGCGGAGATGGTCCGCGAAATTCTCCATTACCATCCGTCCCTCGAACTTTTGGATGCCGACTTTCACGCGACACCGCTCGGCTGGGCGATCCATGGTTCGGTCCATGGCTGGAATTGCCGGACAGGGGATTATCCCGCCGTGGTTGAGCTGCTGCTCAACGCCGGTGCGCAGCGGCCCAGGGAAGGGGGCGCCGGCAGCGAGGCCGTGCAGGAAGTCCTGCGCCGACACGGCAAATAG
- a CDS encoding alcohol dehydrogenase catalytic domain-containing protein has product MRRHANRRTAPDRVPDRMRALVYRGVDDLRVESLPVPRIASGEVLVRVAACGVCPTDIKKIRLGTVPPPRVFGHEMAGTIVRAGARVRGFQERDRVAMHHHVPCGHCHFCQRRAFAQCPTYLKTGVTAGFEPAGGGYSEYVRVLPFCIPGLVRIPRRNSFAEAAMLEPVNTVLKGVRLLGVHPGDEVLVVGQGPIGLLFNRLLTLAGAGVTGCDPLPHRARLGRRFGAVRCFASVEEAAGVVPRITRGRGLDAVVLTVPSNPAFAEGHRLVRGGGTTLVFGHTVRGSDVPVDLGRVCVDEQRILGSYSADVQLQRTVARLVFGRQLDVRPLISHRFPLAKAAEAIALAASPSGDMLKLLVEPQADGSAGAT; this is encoded by the coding sequence ATGCGACGGCACGCGAACCGCCGGACCGCCCCGGACCGGGTGCCGGACCGGATGCGTGCGCTGGTGTATCGCGGGGTGGACGATCTGCGCGTCGAATCGCTGCCGGTGCCCCGGATTGCATCCGGCGAGGTGCTGGTCCGGGTCGCGGCATGCGGGGTTTGCCCCACGGACATCAAGAAGATCCGGCTGGGGACCGTGCCGCCCCCCCGCGTATTCGGACACGAGATGGCGGGAACCATTGTCCGGGCCGGGGCCCGGGTCCGGGGTTTCCAAGAGCGCGACCGGGTGGCAATGCACCACCATGTGCCCTGCGGACACTGTCACTTCTGCCAGCGTCGTGCGTTCGCGCAGTGTCCCACGTATCTGAAAACCGGAGTAACCGCCGGATTTGAACCGGCCGGTGGGGGTTATTCGGAGTATGTCAGGGTTCTCCCCTTTTGCATTCCCGGGCTCGTTCGGATTCCACGGCGAAATTCGTTCGCCGAGGCGGCCATGCTGGAACCGGTCAACACGGTGCTCAAGGGCGTCCGTCTGCTGGGCGTCCACCCCGGTGACGAGGTGCTGGTGGTGGGCCAGGGACCCATCGGACTGCTCTTCAACCGGTTGCTGACACTGGCGGGCGCCGGTGTCACGGGATGTGATCCGCTGCCGCATCGGGCACGCCTGGGCCGACGCTTCGGAGCGGTCCGGTGCTTCGCGTCAGTCGAGGAGGCCGCCGGGGTGGTGCCTCGCATCACGCGCGGACGCGGCCTGGATGCGGTGGTCCTGACCGTCCCCAGCAACCCGGCGTTTGCCGAGGGGCACCGCCTGGTCCGGGGCGGTGGCACGACGCTGGTTTTTGGCCACACCGTACGGGGTTCGGACGTACCGGTGGACCTGGGTCGGGTCTGCGTGGACGAACAACGGATCCTGGGAAGCTATTCTGCAGACGTTCAACTGCAGCGGACCGTGGCCCGACTGGTGTTTGGCCGCCAGTTGGATGTCCGCCCGCTGATCTCGCACCGCTTCCCCCTCGCGAAGGCCGCCGAAGCGATCGCCCTCGCCGCGTCACCTTCCGGCGACATGCTCAAGCTGCTGGTCGAGCCGCAGGCGGACGGAAGTGCCGGAGCCACCTGA
- a CDS encoding sugar phosphate isomerase/epimerase: MKWTPRLATLLLTLLPLAAADLSGQLGLQTWTLRNMDFDQMVAFAVRHGITNLQVIGKHIDPESPREEYLKKKEVLEANGLRAYTFGVAGTSLDKEKNRRLFEFAKDMGISLIIVEPGDFKILDNLEELAREYDIRVAIHNHGMRSLYGNPLVVRTLLMHRDPRMGVCMDAGWITSTGMQPAAVFRDYKGRVFDIHLKDKKVEKTQGDDVAMDTHIGEGQGNLMGLLEELQKSGWSGILAIETDSNEFARDPAEFVSRAKSFVAGENR; this comes from the coding sequence ATGAAATGGACGCCCCGCCTCGCCACCCTCTTGCTCACCCTGTTGCCTCTGGCTGCCGCCGACCTCAGCGGTCAACTCGGCCTGCAGACGTGGACCCTCCGGAACATGGACTTTGATCAGATGGTGGCGTTCGCGGTCCGGCACGGCATCACCAACCTCCAGGTCATCGGGAAGCACATTGACCCCGAATCGCCGCGTGAGGAGTACCTGAAGAAGAAGGAGGTGCTCGAGGCCAACGGATTGCGGGCCTACACCTTCGGCGTGGCCGGCACGTCCCTGGACAAGGAGAAGAATCGGAGGCTTTTCGAGTTCGCGAAGGACATGGGCATCTCCCTCATCATTGTGGAGCCCGGGGATTTCAAGATCCTCGACAACCTCGAAGAGTTGGCGCGCGAGTACGACATTCGTGTGGCCATCCACAATCACGGAATGCGCAGCCTTTATGGCAACCCGCTGGTGGTCCGTACGCTGCTGATGCACCGCGACCCGCGGATGGGTGTGTGCATGGACGCCGGCTGGATTACTTCCACCGGGATGCAGCCCGCCGCGGTGTTTCGCGATTACAAGGGACGGGTCTTCGATATTCATCTCAAGGACAAGAAGGTGGAGAAAACCCAGGGTGACGATGTGGCCATGGACACCCACATCGGTGAGGGGCAGGGGAACCTGATGGGTTTGCTCGAAGAGCTGCAGAAGTCCGGATGGAGCGGCATTCTCGCCATTGAGACCGATAGCAATGAATTTGCCCGGGACCCGGCCGAGTTTGTGTCGCGGGCCAAATCCTTTGTGGCCGGCGAGAATCGTTGA
- a CDS encoding DNRLRE domain-containing protein yields the protein MQWFRCVPTLLLTAGLQADTLTLSPDADTAMLSLNPQNNYGGLMTVPVGPVARAGHVARALFRFDVAGSLPAGAVVTNVTLRFQVSRESSTGPADIAALHRMRVDWAEGSKTNPNHGSAASAGESNWQSRRSGIADWAGPGGAAGTDFESSPGATAAWDGPGAYTFGPTDALIADVQSWLDQPGANHGWMLKSLGESTTGAAKRVVTREGTQTQRPALVIGFTVPAVFQPSLEPPVIAGTDLELRYALEPGFAYELRGFPEPGAAFQVLTNHTVKFTAENALFLDPLTAPRRFYQLVITGQVD from the coding sequence ATGCAGTGGTTCCGATGCGTTCCGACGCTGCTTCTGACCGCGGGACTTCAGGCCGACACTCTGACCCTGTCCCCGGATGCTGACACGGCCATGCTGTCGCTGAATCCGCAAAACAACTATGGGGGATTGATGACCGTGCCCGTCGGGCCGGTCGCCCGGGCGGGTCATGTGGCGCGGGCGCTGTTCCGGTTTGATGTGGCCGGCAGCCTGCCGGCAGGGGCCGTGGTCACCAACGTCACGCTGCGGTTTCAGGTCTCCCGCGAATCCTCGACCGGGCCCGCAGACATTGCGGCCCTGCATCGGATGCGCGTGGACTGGGCGGAAGGTTCCAAGACGAACCCCAACCACGGATCCGCCGCATCGGCCGGGGAATCCAACTGGCAATCCCGACGGTCCGGCATCGCGGATTGGGCCGGCCCCGGCGGAGCGGCGGGAACCGACTTTGAGTCCAGCCCGGGCGCCACCGCAGCCTGGGACGGTCCGGGGGCCTACACGTTCGGCCCGACCGACGCCCTGATTGCGGACGTCCAGTCCTGGCTGGATCAACCGGGCGCCAATCACGGCTGGATGCTCAAGAGCCTTGGGGAGTCAACCACCGGAGCCGCAAAGCGCGTGGTGACACGGGAAGGCACGCAGACCCAACGTCCCGCCCTGGTCATCGGCTTCACCGTGCCTGCGGTGTTCCAGCCGTCCCTGGAGCCGCCGGTCATCGCCGGGACAGACCTCGAACTGCGCTACGCATTGGAACCCGGGTTTGCCTACGAATTGCGGGGATTTCCAGAGCCCGGTGCCGCATTCCAGGTGTTGACCAATCACACGGTCAAGTTCACGGCCGAGAACGCATTGTTCCTGGACCCGCTGACCGCGCCACGGCGGTTCTACCAACTGGTGATCACCGGCCAGGTGGATTGA